A region of the Candidatus Brocadia sp. genome:
AAAACAGTAAACCCTTAAAGCCTGTAACCCGTTTTGGTGCCAAAACAGTTGAATGGACAAGAAAATGGTTTCAGGATAGAGGGAATAGAGCAAAGCTTGAATATGAGGCTGATTATAAAATCATCGATTTCTTTAATCGTCCTTTGACTTATGTGATTACGGAAAATGAAAACTATAACTTAGAGGCGGTTCGATGGGGATACAGCCCTTACTTTCAAAAGTATGGCTATGCACGTGGTTACCATGACGCTTTTCTGGAGGCCGAAAGAGCGGCCATGCACGAAGGGAGGGGGATTTGGGACGATGCAACCCATGCGGGGGATGCCACGCGACCCTATCACCTGCTTAAGATGTGGTGGGAGGTGCGAGCAAGGCACATCCAGGCGGGCAGAGATGAAAAGAGGGATAACAAAAGGCTTATATTCCTTCCTGATGGACTAGATTACGAGGAGGCGATAGTTGCTGCAAGGAGTGAGGAAGAGAGGGTTGTATTTGGTGAGATAAGTAATATAAGAGGTGCAGAGCTTGGTACGGCCATCGAGCTATCGGTTAAGTTTCAAAAATATTTCTATTTATACGTATTTGAAAAATCAGGAAGATATAACATTTTACAGATTGATGTTACAGAGATGTTGCAAAAAGTGTAACAATATAGTGCGTCTTGCGAACCCCTTCCCGTAATGGCTAATCCATTGATTTTATAAGTCCTCCCGGCATTTCAGTTTTATTTATTCATCCGGTTACCTCTTTTTTATCTGAAAAAGTGTAACATTTCCTGTTACACCTTCCATCTGGCAGCGGATGGACGGAAGTATCCCTATGGAGACGAGAACCCTTTATTTATTGGCAAATTGAGGAGGTAAACTTTTCTCAACCTGCTATGGAATCGAATTTGCGCTTTATATTGTACACACATTCAGTAGATACAATAACACCCTTCCCTATCACTCTGGGCGGCAGCGAAGTGTCTTAGGGTCTTTTTGAATATACAGGGACGTAGCTACAAAAGACGGCCTTACCGCACACGGTAAAAAGATAGCCTTACTGCCGAAGATGTTTTAATGAATATCTTTGCAGGAAAGCTTTTTTATTTTCATTTGAATAACGTGTAATTACCTGGCAACAGGGAAGGGAATTTACAATGAAATATACACTATGCATTACGCAACGATGTAATATGCGATGCGATTATTGTTACATCGACAAAAAGGAAACGACGCTGTCTCTATCCATCGCAAAAAAGATTATTGATTTTGTTTTTAAAAATACCCCTTCTGAAGAAAAGATTGATATCGGTTTCTTCGGTGGCGAACCGCTTCTTGAATTTGAACTCATGAAAAAAATAACTGAATTGATAGAAAATCATCCATCGTTTAATAATACATTGGTAGAGCTTACCGTTGTAACGAATGGGACAATTTTTTCTGATGAAATAGCTGATTTTTTGAATGAACACAATATAGGATTCTGCTTAAGTTGCGATGGTCCTCCATTTATACAGGATACGTTTAGGTACTTCCCAAATGGTAAGGGAAGTTCAACTGTTGTCACGAACACGATAAGACGCGCAAAAGAGGTTCTCTCCTCCGTTCTTGTTAATGCGGTTTATCATCCTGAGACTTTTCAATATTTACCTCAAGTTGTGGAATATCTTGCTTCCCTTGGACTAAAGCGGATCTATTTAAACCCTGATTTTTCAGCGCCTTGGTCGAAAAAAGAAGCTGAATTACTTCCTGAAATTTATGGTCAGATTTCAAGACAGTATATTGATTATTATCTTCAGCAAAATCCCCATTTTATCAGCTTAATTGACAGCAAGATAGCCGCTATTTTGCGCGAAGGATACAAACCGCTTGAACGCTGCAGAATGGGAACCGGAGAGTTTGCCTTCACACCTTCTGGAAATATTTATCCCTGCGAGAGACTTATCGGCGCAGACACGGGAAATGGACACTGTATTGGCAATATCACTGATGGGTTAAACAGAGAGCGAATGTTTTGCAAAACAGACCCTGACAAAGAAATTAACACCGAATGCATATCGTGTAGTCTGAAGGATTACTGCATGAATTGGTGCGGCTGCTCAAATTATTTTTCATCCGGGTATTATAACCGGGTAAGTCCGTTCTTATGCGCTTCAGAAAGAACTGCGATTATTACTGCATTTAATACCTTCCGAACCCTTGAGGAAAAACTTGGATCAGTCTTTTTTAACAATCTAATAGAAGTACATACTGCAAACTGTATGATTGGAGAATAGAATGAGAATTTACATCACGCTTCTGTAAAAAGCATCAAACACCTGAAAGGGTTTATAACGATGAATTCCCTAAATGGAATGAATCATTTTCTGGTAGATGGAAACAGTATGAAAAAGGGCCGCCCTCCCCCAACGATTGGGAAGTGCAATATCTGTTTATCTATAAGCAAATAAGAGTCAAAAGGCATTACATAATTTATAATTTCTCTTTCTGTATTCAGTAAGCGATATACTTTATGGAGGGTAAAACAATGGATGGAATAAATCCTTTCCTGGTAAGGCGATGGATATATGGGATACCGGCACCTCTTTGGCTTAAAAACATTGATCTGATAGGAAAAACTATAGAGGAATATAAACTCAAACCTGTGCCCATCGAGTCACTCATGGCAGAAAATCCTTTTACTCCACGAGATATTGTGTCAGGAGAACAAGAAAAGGCCCGTTTACGCTCCTGGCAATGGCCTGGAGGAATCAAGATAGCCCATCTGCATTATAGAGGCGATATCTATCTTCTCAACGAAAGCCAATGGAAAAATTTTTCAATTAGTGTTATTCGGGACTTCCAGAATAAGCTGGCTAATGTAAAAACAGTAGGTTTTGAGCAAGTTATGGAAATATCCGAGGCGGTAGACGGCATTGTTACTTAAATATTGCCCAAGAAGTTGGAGGGATATGATATTCCTCCAACTTTTGTAAAGATCGAGTATTTAAGGATGATTATAAGAGGAGGTCAAAGTATGGTTGGCAAGTGTGCCCCGGAAAAACGTTGGGCTTTTTTAGCTTATATTGCAGGAGATAATAATCTTAGTAATGCAGGACTTGAAGATATTCAGGAATTATGCGACGAAGGTGCTTCTGTGCAGGTACATGTAGGAGTCGAAATCGATACGTACGGTGAACATACAAGGTCTATTCGCTATGAGATAACGGCGAAAAAGATGTCTTCAGGTTTACGGTAGTTACCAATGGGCAATACACGATAGAGACAGGAGGAAAAACAGATACCCGTATGTCTCTGTTCGGCCCTGATAACAGAACAGCCCTGATTGCAGAAATGATCATATTGGAGGAAACAATTTAAATTCACGGATCAGTAAAACTCTCACACCCGGTAACTATTTTGTAGAAATCAGGCATTATTCATCGACCGGTGTGGGCGCATATACAATTAAAGTTCAAGCTGGACCTTAATTCCTAGAACAAAATGTCTCTAAATTTAATGTCAGTTTTTATCGCAATTTTTTCAAAACAAAAGTCTTTTATTAAAGTTTTGGTCTAATACGATGTTGTGAAAAATTTCAAACACTTTAGATAAGGAAAGGAGAAATATTATGAAAGAGAAACACATTGTCTTACGGACCACTCGTGAAGCTACTCGTGACGTATTCCTTGGACCATTCTCGCAACCACGGGGAGTCGAATCAATCCCCGCAGGATTGTCCGTCGAGGTCGAGGAGATTGACCGAGGCAAAATCTTAGCATTAACTCGCAATGCCGATGTCCTCGCTGTTGCTCCCTCATTCCCGATGAAGCTAATCACCCCCTTTGAGGATCAAGCCACCACAAGGCCTGCCGCCGGTGAAATTGCCTGGGGTATACAAGCCGTAGGGGCGGATACATCGCCTTTTACCGGCGATGGGGTCGTAGTTGCTGTGCTTGATACGGGAATCGATGGTTCACATCCGGCATTTTCAGGCGTGAACATCGTTCAGAAGGACTTTACAGCCGAAGGCAACGGTGATCAGCATGGGCATGGTACGCATTGTGCCGGCACCATTTTTGGCAGAACAGTCGATGACGTACGGATAGGGGTTGCACCGGGGGTGAAGAAGGCACTGATTGGTAAGGTGCTTGGTGCAGAAGGTGGATCGAGTGAACAGATCGTCAGCGCTATCCAATGGGCCGTAGAGAATGGCGCCAATGTGATTTCCATGTCCCTGGGTATGGACTTTCCGGGCTATGTTGAGTGGTTAAAGGAAACACAAGGTTTTCCCTCTGAATTGGCAACCTCCCGAGCACTGGAGGGCTACAGGGAAAACGTGCAATTGTTCGAACGACTCGCTTCGCTTATACGAGCCCAGGGGGCTTTTTTACAGGCGACTATCATCATCGCAGCCGCAGGCAATGAGAGTCGAAGGGATGAAAATCCAGACTTCGAGATTGCGGTCAGTCCGCCTGCTGTAGCCGAGGGCATCATCTCAGTCGCTGCCCTTGGCCAGGGAGACAATGGCTTCACAGTTGCGGCATTCTCGAATACCGGCGCCAATGTCTCTGCCCCGGGTGTTGGAGTTCTTTCTGCTAAGCTTGGAGGTGGGTTAAGTTCGAAGAGCGGAACCAGTATGGCTACTCCCCATGTTGCCGGTGTGGCTGCACTATGGGCGGAGAAGATTAAGAAAACTGGAGTGCTTACCTCTTTGCACCTGACCTCCCGGCTGATCGGCACAGCAATTACCGATGGCCTAAGTGGATTAGATCCTTTTGACATTGGTGCCGGGTTGGCTCGCGCTCCTCAAGTGTAAGGTGTTTGGTTAACCTGGATAATCCATGCGACCATACCTTGGTTGTATAGGAATTTTCATTTTATTTAAGCAGGTAGTGGTAGGGTGGATTAAGTGATAGCGAATTAACCTTTTCGGAAATAGTAGTGGTGGATTTGGCGTAAAAACCAACGCCTTAATCCACCCTACTCATAACTTGATAATATAAATCTCACGGATTATCTTGCAGTCAGGATTTTCTTTGCAGGGCAACCCTTTAGAGTCTGTGCAAAAATCCCCTTGTTAATACTGCCTGTAGTGGCAATTCATGAATTGCCACTAGCGCGCCCGAAAGTGCACAATGCCGGAAGGGTGAAAGTCCCTTTCAGGGAAAACGCTTTTTGCCCTGTAACCGACCGTAACTGCGACACCGTGAGGTGTGGTGGGGAGCAACGGGCGGTGAAGAGCTAGTCCGTAGGTTAACGAACTCGATTCGGTCTGTTGTAACGGCGAGCCTGCTAGGGAAAGGCGAAGCCCAGACCTCTAGACCTATCAAAGAGGAAGCCTATCAAGCTGAGGGGTAGCGTGATAAAGCGATGATAGGGAGCAACGGGTGGTTGGAGACGGAATGACAGGAAGACAAGGTGCATGAATCAGGGATACCAGAAAGATAAATCCTAAGGAGAGAAATACCGGCAGGAAGGACTAAAGTGTCGCCCATCTTAACAGGTAGTCCGGGAATGCAGAATTACAAAAATTCGAATGTTGGTAGAGAGAGGCTTATGTCATGGGAAATCAGGAAGATGTAACATTTCATAGATTGATGTTACAGAGATGTTGCAAAAAGTGTAACAATATAGCGCTTCTCGCGAACTCCCTGCCGTAATAGCTAATCCATTGATTTTATGAGACCTCCCGGTTTTTCAGTTTTATTTATGCATCCAGTTACCTCTTTGTTATCTGAAAAAGTGTAACATTTTCCTGTTACACTTTTCATTTGGCAGTGGATGGATGAAGAACCCCATAGAGACGAGAACCCCTAGTTTATTGGCAAATTGAGGAGATAAACTTTTCCCTACCTGCTATGGAATCGAATTTGCGCCTAAATTGTACATACATTCAGCAGATTACATAACACCCTTCCCTGTCACCCTGGGTGGAAGCAAAGTGTCTTAACGTGCAGGGCATTCCTATCGGAATGACAGATAAAACTCTGCCTTTACCGGGATTTACTGAAATGAACAAAAATATATTTCAGAAAAAGCCATTTTTTCAATAGTCGAGTGGTCTAACAACGTAGTTTTTAAAACATATCGATAAAGGCAACCCCAGAGTCATCTGGGGACGCAAAGTAAAGGGTCTTGCTAGCCGTTTTAAGCGGTTTAAACAGTTTGAACCGCCTATGAGACAGCCTTACTGCCGAAGATGTTTTAACAAATATCTTTGCAGCAAGGCTTTTTTGCTTTATGTGATGTTCAAAATATTTTGAGTATTTTGCAAGGAGGACCATGTATGAAAAATTTTACTTCGATGGCAATTGTAATTGCAATATTTTTTGTCTTGTGCCTCTGGGCCGATACATCTGTTCCTCATTTATATGCCCAAACAGACCGGCAACAAGCCGTGATCAATCAATTAAAGCAGCTTGATCCAACGATTAAAATTCGATGGGATAATAAAACAGGTGTTCCGGTTCGAGTAGCTGGTAAATTGAGTGAAAAGATTGATGCTGATGCTAAAGAGATCGCAATCCGCTTCTTCAAAACAAACAAGACTCTTTTCCATATGACTGATATAGAACAAGAACTTACCATTCGTGATGTGAATAAAGACGAGCGCGGCTGGGAACATGTGAAGCTTCAACAGATTTATAAGTCGCTTCCTGTTGAGGGAAAACAAATCGTAGTTCATATCAACAATAACAAAGAAGTTCAGGTTGTGAATGGGCATTATTTACCCAATATTGATTTAAACGCTTCGCCTGCGATCCAGCGTTCTGATGCTATTACTGCTATATTTAATGCGGCCAAACGGGATTTAAACCTACGAATGGAACCTGCGCAGGAACTGAAAGCTGAATTAATTGTATACAATTATGAAGATAAAACACATTTGGCATGGAAGGCGCGCCTGAAATCTGAGGATCCTCTCGGGGAATTTGTCTACTATGTGGATGCCCACACGGGTGATGTCATTCATTTCTATAATGATCTCCAGTTCGTATTAAGTCGTAAAACGTACGATGGTAAGAACGGAGCAATTCTTCCGGGAACTTTAAAGCGATCGGAAGGAGAAGTTTCTATGGGGGATGCAGCACTTGATGCAGCCCACGATAATGCCGGTACCGTTTACAACTATTACCATAATAATCATGGTCGTGATAGCTATGATAACTCAGGCGCAACCCTTAGATCAACAGTGCATCATAAAGAGAAGTTTAATAATGCATACTGGAGTCCTTTTGAACAACAAATGGTTTATGGAGATGGTGATGGAACCGTTTTTTCTCCATTATCCCAAGCTTTGGATGTGGTGGCTCATGAGTTAACGCACGCAGTTACAGGAAGTGAAGCAGGGCTTATATATGAAAATCAATCAGGGGCATTAAATGAATCTCTCTCAGATATTTTTGGGGTTTTGATTGATCCGTCAGACTGGATGCTTGGCGAAGACATTTTTACTCCTGGCACTCCCGGAGATGCCCTTCGGTATATGGATAATCCTCCACGTGGTAATCAACCTGATCATATGGATGATTTTGTTGTGCCTGATTCTAATGGAAGTAATTTGGATAAAAGATGTTATGATTCAAACGACAGGCACAATGGGTGTGTGCATTTCAATAGCGGTATACCAAACAAAGCTGCTTACCTTATGTCCGAAGGAGGAACACATCATGGGATTACAGTTCAAGGTATGGGACTTTTCAATATGGGTAGAATTTTTTATGAAGCACAAATTAACTGGTTGACTTCAAATTCTGACTTTATAGATGCGCGAGAGGCTACTTTAGATGCAGTGGCGGTTATTTTTCCGGGAGATACACAAAAATACATTACAGTTCAGAATGCCTGGGCTGCCGTTGGAATTGGCGATCCGAACGTTGAAGAGGTTATTACAAAGCTTGAGGTAATTATAGCTCCTCCCCCTCCCACAAATGCTTCCATTGATAGTCCAGGTGAAAAAGATGTCTTCGGGTTTACGGTAGTTACCAATGGGCAATACACGATAGAGACAGGAGGAAAAACAGATACCCGTATGTCTCTATTCGGCCCTGACAACAGAACAACCCTGATTGCAGAAAATGATGATATTGGAGGAAACAATTTAA
Encoded here:
- a CDS encoding radical SAM protein, which codes for MKYTLCITQRCNMRCDYCYIDKKETTLSLSIAKKIIDFVFKNTPSEEKIDIGFFGGEPLLEFELMKKITELIENHPSFNNTLVELTVVTNGTIFSDEIADFLNEHNIGFCLSCDGPPFIQDTFRYFPNGKGSSTVVTNTIRRAKEVLSSVLVNAVYHPETFQYLPQVVEYLASLGLKRIYLNPDFSAPWSKKEAELLPEIYGQISRQYIDYYLQQNPHFISLIDSKIAAILREGYKPLERCRMGTGEFAFTPSGNIYPCERLIGADTGNGHCIGNITDGLNRERMFCKTDPDKEINTECISCSLKDYCMNWCGCSNYFSSGYYNRVSPFLCASERTAIITAFNTFRTLEEKLGSVFFNNLIEVHTANCMIGE
- a CDS encoding peptidase S8 is translated as MKEKHIVLRTTREATRDVFLGPFSQPRGVESIPAGLSVEVEEIDRGKILALTRNADVLAVAPSFPMKLITPFEDQATTRPAAGEIAWGIQAVGADTSPFTGDGVVVAVLDTGIDGSHPAFSGVNIVQKDFTAEGNGDQHGHGTHCAGTIFGRTVDDVRIGVAPGVKKALIGKVLGAEGGSSEQIVSAIQWAVENGANVISMSLGMDFPGYVEWLKETQGFPSELATSRALEGYRENVQLFERLASLIRAQGAFLQATIIIAAAGNESRRDENPDFEIAVSPPAVAEGIISVAALGQGDNGFTVAAFSNTGANVSAPGVGVLSAKLGGGLSSKSGTSMATPHVAGVAALWAEKIKKTGVLTSLHLTSRLIGTAITDGLSGLDPFDIGAGLARAPQV